One window of Dermacentor andersoni chromosome 7, qqDerAnde1_hic_scaffold, whole genome shotgun sequence genomic DNA carries:
- the LOC126535383 gene encoding sodium-dependent proline transporter-like: MRATDRRRYQSRTQQFLTFAAVIASKNGIFTLPRLLFIHGGAPFVIAYTTLTVSVVIPVMQLESVLGQFTGAGNIGIFDTVPGMRGLGHTMTFYFTLGMTMFVTECSYSTVFLASLFRSTLPWADCSHYRPSDSCYELQRKMALCSSVQEHLVQRYRHSHETQGMPVTNGTTTVLVPESAYNFNDCVNGTQSATHLFFDSKVLRLSTDGRDVIHPEIAIAMAGLWLLVFAATRNGLQNAEYAVYVIASLTITTLTLMLVNSLALKCSDRGINLLVRAPLSGVVSYELWRDALKVAISNIGIFSGGFLSTARFNIFKTKIGTFSTVVALMQLISSLLYGLLFYAHVGFLSSVKDTDIERILQTADIEHVIMPETLTILDTTRVWCTVYFTWLLANAVGYMMIGPEVVLEAIVFEFPGFAKFQNELRLTACLCFYVLGLCLTTTSGPYIIKLLVPNIEVIAALSLLLEVLVIVRIYGIHRVMMDYQTMTGNYPNLMMRLSWTYGVPLQLTVLLAIEAMEPSPEGYRGVRFSYFAKLFGIWIIVVAVSFIPTYLFALLTVHPWEKIMAPAMTWLPDDKAATREYRALMRECDYASRKGALPDQPSLATSGQISVAGGASRGDTVTVAETIDPREMAGAMERSVSFAPDVITTPRYSENFNELLERQFGLRSSRSSSRDATSQASFLDDASSTIQIKVPGYERNIDTVPASVFAKEDVEEIRKIIDNVDTALCTLCPEDAAFAEKIAMGNGESAKRAAESSLASKREADRGGSYDAAAALALPPREGDAKLAKDAVTKSDRKQSAAPLRPAAPLHQLEFDVKPASTAGTAGKIDSRQGLVPSPEPAPLVGQPTEGGVRTPVEQAAHSGIESQSPSGKHAQHLMSKERSGPKRKKNKRSSLSRSQKKRGSKQLSKKSASRKRKSLGPESADVNQGKDSVECCPKDSAKGSTMASPSKIGSKESLTP; the protein is encoded by the coding sequence ATGAGAGCCACGGATCGCCGCCGCTACCAGAGCCGCACGCAGCAGTTTCTCACGTTCGCCGCCGTCATCGCGAGCAAGAACGGCATCTTCACTCTGCCTCGACTCCTCTTCATACACGGCGGAGCCCCGTTCGTGATCGCCTACACGACGCTTACGGTGAGCGTGGTGATCCCGGTGATGCAACTGGAGAGCGTGCTCGGCCAGTTCACGGGCGCCGGAAACATCGGAATCTTCGACACTGTGCCGGGCATGCGGGGTCTGGGCCACACGATGACCTTCTACTTCACGCTTGGCATGACCATGTTCGTGACCGAGTGCTCCTACTCGACCGTGTTCCTGGCCAGCTTGTTCCGGTCTACTCTGCCGTGGGCTGACTGCAGCCACTACCGGCCATCGGACTCGTGCTATGAGCTCCAGAGAAAAATGGCGCTTTGTAGCAGCGTGCAGGAACACCTAGTTCAGCGCTACCGGCACTCGCACGAGACGCAGGGAATGCCGGTGACGAACGGCACGACAACGGTGCTCGTCCCCGAGTCCGCCTACAACTTCAACGACTGCGTCAACGGCACGCAGAGCGCTACGCATCTGTTCTTCGACTCCAAAGTCCTCCGGCTCTCGACGGACGGCCGCGACGTGATTCACCCGGAGATAGCCATCGCGATGGCGGGTCTCTGGCTGCTAGTCTTCGCCGCCACCAGAAATGGCCTGCAGAACGCCGAGTACGCAGTGTACGTTATCGCTTCCCTGACCATCACTACGCTGACGCTGATGCTCGTGAATTCTTTGGCACTAAAATGCAGCGATCGCGGAATAAATCTTTTAGTTAGGGCACCGCTGTCAGGCGTCGTCAGCTACGAACTTTGGCGGGACGCGCTGAAGGTGGCGATAAGCAACATCGGCATCTTCAGTGGTGGTTTTCTGAGCACTGCGCGATTCAATATATTCAAGACCAAGATAGGAACATTTTCAACCGTCGTAGCTCTAATGCAACTGATATCTTCGCTACTCTACGGACTCCTGTTCTACGCGCACGTTGGCTTTCTGTCTTCTGTTAAGGATACGGACATAGAGCGCATCTTGCAAACCGCTGATATTGAACACGTGATAATGCCTGAGACCCTCACAATTTTGGATACGACGCGGGTTTGGTGCACAGTGTACTTCACCTGGTTGCTAGCCAATGCCGTGGGGTACATGATGATAGGTCCTGAAGTGGTCCTCGAAGCGATCGTGTTTGAATTTCCAGGATTTGCAAAGTTTCAGAACGAGCTCCGCCTAACTGCCTGCTTGTGCTTTTACGTTCTCGGACTCTGTCTGACCACCACTTCTGGACCATACATAATCAAGCTGCTCGTGCCTAATATTGAGGTCATTGCGGCGCTGTCTCTTTTGTTAGAAGTACTGGTCATTGTGCGAATTTACGGCATTCACCGCGTCATGATGGACTATCAGACAATGACGGGTAACTACCCGAACCTGATGATGCGATTATCTTGGACCTACGGAGTGCCTCTTCAACTAACCGTGCTGCTGGCGATCGAAGCAATGGAGCCATCTCCCGAAGGGTACAGGGGCGTTCGCTTTAGTTACTTTGCGAAGCTGTTCGGAATCTGGATCATCGTCGTCGCAGTCAGTTTCATTCCTACGTACCTCTTCGCCCTTCTCACGGTCCACCCGTGGGAGAAGATCATGGCGCCAGCAATGACGTGGCTGCCCGATGACAAAGCGGCCACACGCGAGTACCGAGCTCTAATGCGAGAATGTGACTACGCGTCGAGAAAGGGTGCCCTGCCTGACCAGCCGAGTCTAGCCACAAGTGGCCAGATTAGCGTAGCTGGTGGAGCGAGTCGCGGCGACACGGTGACCGTGGCGGAGACGATAGACCCGCGCGAGATGGCGGGTGCCATGGAGCGGTCGGTCTCGTTCGCCCCCGACGTGATAACGACGCCCCGTTACAGCGAGAACTTCAACGAGCTCCTCGAGCGGCAGTTCGGACTCCGCTCTTCCAGGTCATCGTCCCGAGATGCGACCTCTCAAGCAAGCTTTCTGGACGATGCTTCTTCAACCATTCAGATTAAGGTGCCCGGTTACGAGAGAAACATCGACACCGTGCCAGCATCGGTGTTTGCCAAGGAAGATGTCGAAGAGATTCGAAAGATTATCGACAATGTCGACACCGCGCTTTGTACTCTCTGCCCAGAAGACGCCGCCTTTGCGGAGAAAATAGCCATGGGCAACGGTGAATCTGCAAAGCGCGCTGCTGAGTCATCGCTAGCGAGCAAGAGAGAGGCAGACAGAGGGGGGAGTTacgatgctgctgctgcgcttgcgcTGCCTCCGCGAGAAGGCGACGCCAAACTTGCGAAGGACGCCGTAACGAAGAGCGACAGAAAACAAAGCGCGGCACCGCTTCGACCAGCTGCTCCGTTGCATCAACTGGAATTTGACGTCAAGCCGGCAAGCACCGCTGGTACAGCAGGCAAAATAGACAGCAGGCAAGGTCTTGTTCCCTCCCCTGAACCCGCACCGCTTGTCGGGCAGCCGACTGAAGGCGGCGTAAGAACTCCCGTGGAGCAGGCTGCGCATTCCGGCATCGAAAGTCAGTCACCCAGTGGAAAGCACGCACAGCATTTGATGAGCAAGGAACGGTCCGGGCCGAAGAGAAAGAAGAATAAGCGGTCATCGCTTTCACGATCACAAAAGAAGAGGGGCTCAAAACAACTGTCTAAGAAATCCGCCAGCAGGAAGCGCAAGTCGTTAGGGCCGGAAAGCGCTGACGTCAATCAGGGTAAAGACAGTGTTGAGTGCTGCCCGAAGGACAGCGCTAAAGGCAGCACTATGGCGAGCCCTAGTAAGATCGGCTCTAAGGAAAGCCTCACGCCATAA